The genomic DNA GACCCAATGGTAAGCTAGTGGTGATTAAAGATTGCGAGGTGCCACAACGGATGAGAACCCTGATGGTCACGCCCAAGGAGGGAAACTACACTAGTCGCCCCTTCCCAtccttttaattagaaaaaaaaaaaagaaaaaaaaaaaaagattgcgAGGTGGAGTAAAGGATAATGGCCGCGTGGTTGGCACAATAGACGTGGCTAACATAATAAATGACACATGAACTCTTACGCGTTTATAAGGAGTTGTTGCGGTGtcaacaattaaaaataaaattttagtacATTCCAATCATATGTTAATAGGTGACAAGAAGTTGTAAAAAGTCCCCAGGTTTAACATTTTtactgtcaatttttttttaataaataaaataaaaaagaaacattctTGCCAGTAGTTTGTTTGACAAAGTACTTTACAATTTGAGActttttattgattttgtttttaactatttattttataagattaGGAGGGTAGGAACTAGGTACCACTCATAGTAAAAACTAATGTTAGTATGCGTACTGGCAAATATACTTcggaaaattacaattaatcaCATTTTGATTTGGAAGTAACACTACTATTTACACCAATTTATAACACTTATTTCATACCACATCAAtcacttaaaaaacaaaagtattaaCTATTTAAAATACGTTAcattaatcaatataaaatgagTGATAAATAGAGGTAAAAACTCAGTTGACCAAAATATATAACCGGTTCTCAGGCTCCACAGTAACTACCTATGTAATTACCGTCGATTACCGGTTGGAAGCCGGTTATCCGCACCCCTAACCAGGTCTTTAAAAGATTGGGCTTTTGGGAtctattttaggtattgggtcTACTTTTGGGGcttaatttaaacatttttttgtcatttctaaAATAAAGTATGGTTTTTTTGGCCCAATAACCTTAAAAGTGCAAAACTTATAACTTTAACCCTAGAGTCAAACAACATCGTTTTACCGGCTATAACCGGCCTGCTCTAggcattttcaaaaattggttaGGGGCGGTTACTAGTTATTTCCGATCTCTTTCATAAGCAATAAGCCAATTTGTTAGTTTTCAATTATCAATTAGTAATTGATTATCAATTGATAGCCGATTATAACCGGCCGGATTTACACCCCTAAATGGTGTGAAGAGTATCATTGCCTTTGATTCACGAATATTACAACAAACTTTATCACACGATCGTCTATACCATACTCGGTCTACGTGCTCTTCTAGAATTGGTCCGTTCTTATAGCGCTTGAACGACAGGTGATACCCACTAACTCTTAACagtctctaaaaaaaaaaaaaacaaacctacACATTATCCTCTccaaacaaaaaacttaaaagccCAGAACTCTTTCACAGCTCAATGGCGTCGACGATTTCTCTCACTGGTCAGATGTCAAATCTACAAGGAATAAAGCCTTGCCCTTCGTCTCCCTCCCTctgtaactctctctctctctggctctcttttttgtattcttttgtGCAGTGTGAGAATATATGGATACAAGTATTGACTAGGATTCTGGGTTCTTTTGTGCAGTGTGGTCTATGTGGGAATAAATCATGTATTGCTCCCCTGAATTTGTTTTATGGATATGTTTTGTATATTGTGCTTTTCTGAATTTGATTTCTTGTATCAAGTGGAGGTATTAATATTGATGTGGGTCTTTTGTGGTTGAAAGTTTCGTGAAGTTGAGCACCATTATGGGTCTAACGAGTGCTTTGGTTTTGGTGGGGTTAAAGCAGTTTCTCCTGACAGAAATGGGTTATCTGTGAAAATGACTGTGGTTTACACAATAGGTGGATGTTTTAGTTTCACAAAACTaagaacctaaaaaaaaaaaaaacgtgtttttGACACAAGATCTCTCTGTACAAATAATGTGGGATGACGCAACAATCTTTGATGAGTAGAGAAAAACTAATCGAAATTGGTATGAAAAGAAAACATGGCTCTTACTCATGTTAATTCTAATCAAATGCATTGACGCTGTCttgagtttctttctttctttctgtttttttttaatgtccgTTGAATGTGCTTTAGGACACTATGCCAAAGAAAATTTTGGTCTTCAACTTCTCTGTAATGGTTCATTCTTTAAGTTCGCAACTTCCAGTTATTTTATAACGATTCTAGCTTTCCAAACCGTgtatttgaataatttatgaTAGTAAAAAGAGTTGTTTGTAACCTACTCTTGTCCTGCTCATTACAGGTAACCTAACTTCAAATGCCAATTTAGTGGGTATACAGATGCTATCTCGACGTCGTCAGGGAAAATCTGGGCATAATCATAGATCCCTCCGTGTGTACAGTCTATTCGGAGGAAAAAAGGAAACGAATGATCAGAGTGGAGATGCGCCTTCAAAGGTTAATGGAGTTTACTTTTGTCTTCTCAGCAAACAGTATGTGTTGGTTCTAAAACATGATCACATAGGTTGACACTAACTATTGAACATCTAGAGTAACTTTGTTTGCGGGGGTGTATTGAAGGCCTTGAAAAACCTCTAAACCCAGTTTTGTGATAATTTTGATTAAGTCAGAGGTTTCTCTGGTGCATGCCAGTGAGAAAGCCAGGAAGGAAATAACATATGCATATACTGAAACTCATCTAAATCTATGTTATGTAATAATATTTGTCCTAACAAAGGCTGGTATGTTGGGTTCTGATAAGATGAAGCTTGTTTGTCTGGCTTTATCTGTTGCCTATTTTGGAACTTGTAGAAGTGCCTGcctttattttcttaaagagTGGAGAAATATAAGGCCATTTgccattttttcttaaatttaatctcTGTATTACCCTCTAGGTTTCCATAAGCATTTACACAGACATGCACAGAGACATACAAGAGATGTGTTCTGTTTTAAAATCACAACCATGCCTGAGTAAGATCTTGGAAAGTTGCTGGTCGTCCACATCATAGGTTTTAAATTCATCCctgaaaacaaattaatttccTTATGGACAATAGTGTCTGAGatttgaaagcaaaagaaaaagaattgttTGAAGAGGAGCTGGTCTGAGATTTGAAAGCAAACGAAAAAGAATTGTTTGAAGAGGAGCTGGCTTGTGAGATAGAGAATTTAAAAatctgaatttcttttttatcacAACAGCACGatgctttcattttctttctctagaTGTTGGAGTGACGAATTGCTTTAAACAGGAACTTCTTATTACATGAATGCTTCTTGGACTGACAAGAAAACACTCTATATCATTGTATTCAATCATAAAGCAATTCCTCAGAGGTGTCTCGAGTTTTTGATGATATTGCTTAGAGGAGCCAAGTTTTTGGTGATATTGCAATACCTAAATAAGTCATATAAAGTATtgaattatatggtttaaaagTGCCTGAGGAGTCAGAATACTCTTTTTGGTGTAGCCTGGGACTGAACACTTATATGTTGCATCCTTCTCAACTTCTCCTTAGCAGAACAAGTATGGAATTATACCCTAGTGTGTGATGATTTGTTCCCTTGACAGTGAGATCTACAGGGGGATATAGGGTGAATTTGTTCGCAGTCTTAAATCAAATTTATAGGGACTATTAATTTTATTGGTGTTATGTAGTTTATTTGCATGATGACATGGAGTTGGACTCATATCTGTGAACTTAGACTAATATTACTTTGCTCGTTGACTTTAGGCAGGAATTTTTGGAAACATGCAGAACCTTTACGAGACAGTTAAGAAAGCACAAATGGTTGTCCAAGTTGAGGCAGTACGGGTGCAAAAAGAACTTGCTGCGTAGGATTATATGTTACACCTATTGCATCTGAATTTTTACTCTCTGTGTATCTGTCTGTGAagtcttcattttgttttttatcattttgttatgCAGAACAGAGTTTGATGGTTACTGTGAAGGTGAGCTAATCAAGGTATTTTAGTCCCTCTCTGCCTGTCTGTCTCtctgtgtgtttgtgtgtgtgcttGCACTTGAGTGTTTGTAATTTGCTTTTGGACATTAATATGGTGAACTGGTAAAGTCATTTGTTAGGTCAATCATTTGCTCGTGTTTGAATGAGGACAAAATTTTGCTTTAGCTTTTGACTTGGTTTGCCTTCGAAAGAGCTCGcaaaacatagaaaatttgtTTATGTTATATTGTTTTCAGTGGGATTCGAggcaaatttttgtttttgtggatAGAGCCATTTAAAAGCTAGATCAGAATCATTGTGCAAAACAGTAAGATCATGTAGACATTTTACTTGGTGTAATTTGATATCTTTGTTATGATTCTGTACATGACAAAGATATacttccaaatttccaatatTGTGAAAAGAAAGGGTGATGACTAAAAATGTCATAGTACCTTGTggaatgattttgtttttcatggaTGTTTGTTTTAGCTTTTGAACGTCAGCTGCTGCTCAATTCTACGGCAGGACTGCTTTTCCCATCTTAATGATGTttcctcttgtatacttccagtgtacttagAGGTGtctttacacttttaatgataattatcgattacttataaaagaaaaataatgttaGGAACTGCTTCAAATGATTTGAGTCACCTTGTAGTATTGCAAGCCttaatttatttcttcaatGAACTTCACAGTAGttcttaacttatgtttgtagGTAACACTGTCAGGAAACCAGCAACCTGTTCGCACAGAGATCACTGAGGCTGCAATGGAATTAGGACCAGAGGCAAGTATATCCAATTCACACATTCTTTTGACTTCATCTTTCTATTAGTTTTTTTCcgccaaaaaaaattacaaatagatAAACACAACTCAATATGTCATACACCATTACGGGATTGGACTTGTGACTTCACACTCTGGCCCTTGTTTATTGGGCAGGTGATGCCATTGGATCCAAAGACCATTggaaaataaaatgcaaaatgTATTCTTATAGTGTGATCTTATCACACCTTGGAATTTGTTATACGTGCCTGTTTAGTTCTCCCTTGGAAGTTGAACTCATTCATATCTTGTACATGATCTGATATGAAATCTAATATCTTTAGTGGGGCCATAGAATTTCATGGAAcaaagcttcttcttttttttccaaaatttttatgATGACAACTACTGTACTTCATTTGTCCGATTGACTTGTTTGGACTTTGGACTTCTTGGAACGACTAGGGCCATTAAATTCCCATGAGACAACAAAATGGGCCATGAGGCAATTATACTTAAATCTTGGATGAGGTGTTTCCTGTTTGCCTTCTCATTTCCTTGTCTTTGTACCTGGATGGGGATGTCGATTGCAGGCAACGACTATGGTTTCAGTCTTTGACTCAAAAGTTATGGAGAATTTCATGGAAAGAGGGggcttttgtttatttttttatttatttacttttttctctttggggGGAATCAAAAAATACTTCGGAGAATACTTACTGAAGAAACACATCAAACATAATCtgaataatcttttattttctctgccAAAATATTGAACTAAGCTGGATTTAAAGCTCCGCATTTTCAAAATGATGACCTTTTGATTTTTAGGCTCAAATATATGCTCATCTAGTGAACCAGTAGTTATCAAGTGCATATCTGGAAACACCTATAGAAATTTGGGAAGCGGTTTTAGACTATTTAGTTGTTTAACTTGGGTTTGGGCAATCCTTCCAACTGGGCAGTATCTTTGAAGATGGAGGGAGTAGTTTTAAGTATCCAATTGGTTTGAGTTCTATAATCCTTCCTGACGGGGCAAATGATTAATTTGAtgtagagtaatgctacttttcaCACCCATTTCATGCCGGCTGATGTAGCGTGTTTTAAGTGGCAAACTCTTATTCTTTTAAGTGGCTGTCATGAGAAGTCACTTACACCACATTACTACAACCAGTatgaaatgagtgtgaagagtagcattattcttttggTGTATAGGTTGCTATTTAAGACTTACAAATACATTTTGCTTTATGTGCAGAAACTTTCACTTTTAGTTACTGAGGCATACAAGGATGCACACCAGAAGAGTGTCCAGGTGAGATTTCCAGTTTCTTATATAAAGAATTGAAACTCTTCCTCCATCTTTGTTATAAAACTGAAAGTCTCAGCCTTATTATTTTCTCAGGCCATGAAGGAGAGGATGAGTGATCTTGCTCAGAGCTTGGGAATGCCTCCAGGCATGGGGTGATGGATTGaagtaaattatattttcatctcAGACTGGTATCTGAGATGCACTTCAATTTTGTATGTGAACAGAGAAGGAATACTTGTACTATGACCTTGAATCTAACAATGttgttttattcaaattgaagaGTAGAAATATTTGGAACCTGTGTCCAGCTAATTTTCCAGTTGTTGATTTCTACAAAATGTAAAGGGTgtgttttttcttcatttgtaaACTTGGCTCTTGCTTCTTTTCCAAATATACTTTTTGGGCCTAGTAAGAATTGAAACTGGATTATGACATACATGGGAGAATACCAAGgttttaaaaatgatatggaTCTCAAACAATTTTGGCAGTATATTGTCAGCGAGTCCATATGAGACTTGcatgttcaaataaattttgagccGTTCAATTACTTAATAAGATAGGTGGGTTTCATGTGTACTCTTTTACATGGTTATATGTACTGtctaaattgttagcaatttgtATAATAAATTACTGGAGATCTTTATCCTTTAAAAATCCTTACAAAGGCATGTTAAGCTAAATTTGCagaataatttaaaaaaggaaGTAATTAAAGTTGAATTTGAAAAGATGATGTTAAGACAATTTATATGACATTTATCATGTTATTTATTGAAATGAAGGTTCTCATGTGACAATCCACATAACGtttatctttataaaatattgaCGTTAACGTGTGTTTGTAAGGGAGTTGCAGTAAAAATTACTTAAATGAATCTCATGCTTGCATTGAAGAACTTGAGGAGTGACAATATTAATCCAATTTGCATCGGTCTATAACATGAAATGTAACAATTTTGtccttaaaattataaatgctAATTTGAATGAATGATTCTATCCTACCCACCATTATGTGGAATTTCAAGTTAGttgaaacaattaaacaaaGAACTTCCTCAAAGATGACCAATTATCGTTGCTAATCATCTCCAAGCAATCTGTCAAGATGTAGGTAATTCTTTCCCAGCCAAAAACGATCTGAAAAGAATGTATGCTCTCTTGGGTTGAAATAGTGGAACTTCGTGCCCAGCTCCTCTCACTGTAGCAAAGGTTAACCCATTGTACACTTCTGTCCATCCTCCTACCTATAAAAGGAATTTAAttagcaattttttctttcaacatttcttttatgaattatgaatatcaatatttttgtcTGATCGCTTCGGTTTGAAATTCGGATTCTTAATAATTTGTTGCACGGATTACAATAAATATGAGTTTTTATAGGGTTTACTTATTCAAAACGTGTGGATAGACAACTTAAAATTGTTTGGACAAGTAAACTTCATATTAGCTGTCTCATATTTGCTGTCTGAATTATTAGCAATTCGAATTGTACTTTAATTTATGATACAAGTTATGGTGTTATgcctttttaattattgatgtgacacTCTTAACTTATGTTCTGTGTACACGAGACACAAAATCTTATGTTTAAGGAAGTTGTGATTGTTTTGGAATGAAATTTTGTGATTACCTGACCACCTGAATACCATGGATACCACCTGGTTTTAATTGCAAGATTGAGATGGCTAAGAGAAAACCTAGTGGCAGTCACTGGAACTACTGAATCTGTGTCTCCGCTGCATCAAATTAGaaacaaaagcattaacatATATTCCATCTCCCCATCCCTTTAGTTGCACTTGAAACTTTTCAAATTAGAACAAAGTTTTCATCTAAATttgagcttaatttttttttttaattt from Corylus avellana chromosome ca6, CavTom2PMs-1.0 includes the following:
- the LOC132185641 gene encoding nucleoid-associated protein At4g30620, chloroplastic-like: MASTISLTGQMSNLQGIKPCPSSPSLCNLTSNANLVGIQMLSRRRQGKSGHNHRSLRVYSLFGGKKETNDQSGDAPSKAGIFGNMQNLYETVKKAQMVVQVEAVRVQKELAATEFDGYCEGELIKVTLSGNQQPVRTEITEAAMELGPEKLSLLVTEAYKDAHQKSVQAMKERMSDLAQSLGMPPGMG